AAGTTTTCTGATGTGTCTTCAACACTTGACAGCAATACAGCAATCTGTATCTTTTCAAATATGGAAGGTAAAGAAGATTATGAAAAAATAAAAGCAGAAGGAAAATTCATTCTTAAAAAAAGATTTGAATCATGTAAAGCATGGTCGGAAATTTATGAAAAGTAAAAACAGAAAAACAAGTTATTTATTTTTTTCTTTTTTCTTCTCTTTCTCTTTTATTTTAGGATGTTTGCGCACATCTACCAATTGATAATCCTCGTAACGGTATATATTTAAAAAGGCATTTTGAATTCCATCCTTTTTATTTTCTCTAACAAACTTAAATCCTGTTTGCAAATAATTTTCAGAAGGTATTTTATCCAGGCATTTTCCGAAGTTTGTTCCGAACTGCATAAGTGCTTTCAGAAAATATGCAGTAACATCAAAACCTAAAAAAGCATATTTATCGGGTTCTGTTTTATATGCTTCCCTATATGCCTTTACAAATTGAATCACCTGTTCATCCTGGTAATCAATAAATGTAGAAGAGAACATATGAAGATACATTTGCATGAAATATTCTGTTTCAATCTGGTCGTAGTTTTTCCAACTTGGCAAACCAAAAACAATCATTTTATTATCATTGGCAACCGTACTCATGCCGCGTACATAATTGGTAAGGAAAACCTCCCCGCTTGATAATGTAACAACAACATTGGTATCATTAGCTTTAAAGTTCTTGGTAATCCCACTGATCCCTGATTTGGAGTATACCACTTCCCTGAATGAACTATCTTTTACCCCGGTTTTCTTTTCTTCAGCATGTATTGCATTTTTCAAAATAGCTACATATTCTTTTTCGCTATCCTTATTATTGTGCACAACAATAACAGGCATTCCCGGATATCGTCCAACGATATAAGATGCAAGTTGTTTAAGTTGCATTTTAACAGGAATATTTGCATTGATCAAATAGGGATTATTGTATAATAAACTGTCATTTGTTGAAACCGGGTCGACAACATATACTTTATTCTTCCTGGAAAAATCAGAAACAACTTTTAAACTTTTTTCAAAGAAAGGACCTATTATCAAATGTATTTTCTGGAATTCGGGTTTTTCAAGGAGTTTCTTAGTTGCTAATGAATCATTCTGCACATCATACACATATACCTTAACATTCAACCCCGATTTTTTTAATGAATCGATAGCCATAAGTGCGCCTTCATAAAACTGAACAAATGAAAACGATTTATAATCATCAACACTTTTTTCTTTAATATCAGGATCGTCAATA
This genomic interval from Bacteroidales bacterium contains the following:
- a CDS encoding LysM peptidoglycan-binding domain-containing protein — translated: MKLRYLFIVFGLLLNTTIFAQVKISTVIEKINGKDYYIHTVAKGESVWKIAKAYGVTSEQIVADNPYAKKKIKPTQKLRIPVNQNSAQQITTRVDTIPKDTVKVVKENITHTVKQGETLYGIAKKYSVTVNEIKKANPGLSEKIVPDQVLKIPSGKTAKATKATTVADNNTAVTNTNTANHNTTAQTQKQDTIKTDNDDKLDCDKSKLLNSYNIALMIPFYLDYVSEIDIDDPDIKEKSVDDYKSFSFVQFYEGALMAIDSLKKSGLNVKVYVYDVQNDSLATKKLLEKPEFQKIHLIIGPFFEKSLKVVSDFSRKNKVYVVDPVSTNDSLLYNNPYLINANIPVKMQLKQLASYIVGRYPGMPVIVVHNNKDSEKEYVAILKNAIHAEEKKTGVKDSSFREVVYSKSGISGITKNFKANDTNVVVTLSSGEVFLTNYVRGMSTVANDNKMIVFGLPSWKNYDQIETEYFMQMYLHMFSSTFIDYQDEQVIQFVKAYREAYKTEPDKYAFLGFDVTAYFLKALMQFGTNFGKCLDKIPSENYLQTGFKFVRENKKDGIQNAFLNIYRYEDYQLVDVRKHPKIKEKEKKKEKNK